Genomic window (Ailuropoda melanoleuca isolate Jingjing chromosome 7, ASM200744v2, whole genome shotgun sequence):
acaatggttttcaagatATCAGGCAGCAAAGCACAGCAATCTCttcagagatggaaaacaaacaaGATGAGCTTTCGATTGCCTCAGACCACCGCCATAAGTCCAAGAATATTcataagaacacaaaaataccCCACACCcaacaaaattaaatacacagtGTCTGGCAGTCAATAAAAAgattaccaggcatgcaaagaattaggaaaatacaaCCCATAACAAGAAAAGCCAACCTACAACTTACATAGATGTTAGAATTAGAAGACAGGACATTCAAACAGTTGCTCTAACTGTATTCCAAGTGTTCACAAAATTAAGAGATATAGGAGattcaaaaaaaacccaactgaatttctagagataaaaacaatgaaaaatccaCCAAATAGGATTAACTGCAGACTAAACActgaagaaaagattagtgaacttgaagacattgTTCTAGAAATTATCCAAGATGAAacacacaaaggagaaaaattcaaacaaattcaAAGCATCACTGACCTACGGAACAACTTCACACAGCCTAAATATATCAGTAATTGGAATCCCCAaaggggggcaggaggcagaaaaACTAATGATCAAAAACtttctaaatttgatgaaaacaatGCACAAATCCAGAAATCTCAACAAACCCCAAGcacaagaaacaggaagaaatctaAGGCACATAATAATCAAATTCCTCAAAATCagtattaaagagaaaatcttaaaagcagaacaaaaaacACAGGTTACATCCACAGGAACAAAGATTAGAATGACAGATTTCTTGTCAGAAACTAGGCAAATGAGTGAACAGTAGAGCAGCATCTTTTAAGTACTAAAAGAAACTGACAACCTTGAATTCTATTCCCAGAGAATATTTCAAAAGTGAAGACAAAGATTTTTCAGACATTACAAatgctgaaagaattcatcagcAGCAGACCtgcactacaagaaatgttagaAGTCCTTCAGACGAAAAGAAATGATGCCAGATGGAAATATGGACCTATACCAAGAAATAAAGAGCATCAAATATGGTAACTACATGAACTAAGTAAGTCAAATGATCATCCCAACAGAtgcagatggtttcactggagaaaatTCTACCTTTTGCCTTGTTGCATCTAAGAGGGAAAGATGGGTCACCAGCAGTTCTACTGGAGCCATCTGAGGAAATCTGGCCAGCGTTCTTGTTGCATCTACTCAAACTTGCATGGTCTGATCCTGATATGTGGCCTCAATATGTGCCCCCAGGGTTTCTGTCAGTACTCAAGGGATACAGGCTTCATTAAGTTGGATTAAATGAACTTCCTTGAATGGGTCATCCAAGAGGCCTACCTACTGCAGATACCCAAGATACCTACCCTAATGTTAACTCACtgcacataaaataaaaatatttcaattaaaaaaaaaaagaataccaattCTATACAGTATCTTccagaaaacaagataaaacacttcaattcattttacaaggccaatattactctaataccaaaaccagacaaagacagtaccaaatatataaattctagacacacacacaccacacacactatAGATCGATATCCTTTTAGCCACAAAAATCCTtacaaaaatattagtaaatagaaTTCAACAAGATACGCCATgacaagtggaatttattccagggaagCAAGGCTGGCTTAATactgaaaatcaatcaatacagTCTATGCCATATTAataggctaaaaaagaaaaatcaaaattatgatatcaattgatgcagaaaaagcacttcataaaattcaacacacattcataataaaaattcagaaaactagGGATACAGGGGATCTTCCTCAAGCTAATAAAGGACCTCTATGAAAAACTTATagttaacattatacttaatggtgaaaggcTGAATACCTTCCCTCTAAGATTGGAAATAAAGCAAGGCCATCCACCCTCACCACCTTGTCATTACATTAAACAGTTAAGTCAaggcaataaggcaagaaaaataaaaggcaaacagactgaaaaggaagaaatcaattttttcccatttgcagacaacatgaccatctatgtagaaaaaaatttggaattgaaattgagaaaatttcattcttttctatctaCAATTCTTCCATTTTCATCTAATCTCCTTTCAGGAATTTTTTCTGTGCACTCCTTCTCTGATAGTGTTCAAAAGCAAAACCATAGATTTGGATAGCTACAGATATGAGACTTCAAAAAGCACAAaccaggggcatctggctggcttagttggaaaagcatgtgactcttgaactcgggattgtgagtttgagcccatgtGGGATGTagatattactaaaaataataaacttttaaaaagcacaaaccataaTGTGAAAAACTGATGGGTTTGATTAcatgaaaattaagaatttctgttcaaaaaaggaaatttttacttaaaatggaaatattttgtccatttacgtgtgtgtgtgtgtgtgtgtgtgtgtgagtgagagagagagagagacccacgGGAAAATATCCAGCATCATTCCATTTTAACAGCAACTCATGTAACACCAAAGTTCTATGGGAACATGGTTTGAAAACTGCTATAAATTCATCCATCACGAAGAAGTAAAATATAGGAATATTCCCTTAGAACATAAAGGGACCAGGGTTAAAAACAAGCTGAGTCAGATTCTCTCTTCTAAGAATCCAGAATTGACTCTCAGAGCTGGCATCACTTATACGACTTGTTCTGGAACTTAGGTCCGTGCCCTGTTTCAACAAAATCACCTGAAGAACCTTTTTGAAAACACAGATTCCCAGGTCCCAGAGGTTCTGGTTCAGAGGGTCTAGAGTGGGgtcccaaaaaaattttttaagttccccaggtgattctggtgcatAGCCAGCCAGGTTTAGGACCCACTAAAATAACAGCGCTTAAAATtgaaagaaggagggagacagaaaatccAGTGCAAGAGTCTGTAGGGTCCCTGACAGACTAGAAGAGCCTAATGGTTGAGGGAGTGCTTTGAGGGCCTAATTATGGTACTTTATTAGCTGAGTGAGTGTTCAGGAGTGGACAGGGTCTGTGTGACCAGCCATGGACACCCGTTCAAATGTCTGCCATCTCCTTAATATAAAGAGCATTAACAGAGAGGAAAGCAACTTtaattttcctaatgattttcAGCCATGGTGTGTCTGCTTACTCACCCAGGTAAAtaatatccatttttaatttaggaCATATTTTTCATAGTTTACCTATTCTCTAGATTTATGGATAGATGGTAATTAATCAGACATTAAAACTTATCAATATAAGAAAAGGCATCTTGGAATACCTAATCAGCCCAAGTCCAGGCCCTTAGTTACTCTCTGAGAATTCCAATGTGAAATGGAGGAACAAAACAATCCATAGACTCACCAAGTAACACCTCAGGGCAAAGTCAACATTAACACCAAGAATGCATACTGTAAAACGGCAAGAGGTATAAGAAGCAGGAGTCCTAGAATGGTGAAAACTACTTGCTTGCCCTGGTTCTGGCAATGAACTAGCTGTGCAGCTTGGAGCAAGAAATGAGAGCCAGGAGGTCTAAAACATGAGCATGTGGGGACTGGCTGTAGCACAGCTTCAAAGACCTCCCTCTGTAGGATCCAATTTCCCCATCTATGAACAGATCACTAAAAGATCTCTTCCAGTTCTAACATCTTGTAGCTCTAGCATTCTAAATCAAAAAGATTtgcaaaagtctttttttttttttttgcaaaacacAAAGTTATATTATAGTTGTTAATATGAAGGCTCATGATATTTAGATCAAAATATTGACTTAgtagtgcctggctggctcagtcggttgagcctctgactcttggttttggctcaggtccagatctcatgggtcttgggtcgcgggattgagccccacatcgcttgtacctcagcagggagtctgcttgaaggattctcttcctctgccccttcccctacagGCACAcattctaaaataagtaaacctttgaacatatatatacacattgatTTAGACTAATACAAATGCTAGCTTTCCAACTTGTAAAAGTTCTTTGTCCTGaaattcaacaaacacttaagTGAAagacattcacttttttttaaaagatttatttatttattttggggggaagaggtagaaggagagggagagaagcagactccctgctgagcagggagcctgatgtggggctggatgttacaaccctgagatcatgacctgatgggaaatcaagagttggatgcttaactgactgagccacccaggcgccccaacattcaCTCTTCTAGGGCAGTGGTTTTCAGTGTAGAGCAGAGGTGTATCGGAGGCCTtagcagaaagagaaggggaatgaAAGAGACCCATCACATCGATCTACTTTcactggtttttttaaagatttatttatttatttgtttgtttgtttatttgagagagcatgcatgcacacgcatgtgagcaggggaaggagcagagggagagaagcacacTCCTCGCTCAgcggagccccacactgggcttgatccatcaaacgtgagatcatgacctaag
Coding sequences:
- the LOC109489753 gene encoding 40S ribosomal protein S29-like; translation: MGHQQFYWSHLRKSGQRSCCIYSNLHGLILICGLNMCPQGFCQYSRDTGFIKLD